A portion of the Misgurnus anguillicaudatus chromosome 16, ASM2758022v2, whole genome shotgun sequence genome contains these proteins:
- the LOC141350096 gene encoding proteinase-activated receptor 4-like, with translation MYNSLFAEGRSLVVVNNIFPDEQKEQIQSNVIVLLVPLLCLLAFIIGFPANSLAFWVLLFRTKKLPSTILLINLTICDLMFLLVFPFRIVYHFRGNDWTFGESFCRIVIALFYGNMYGSMVCLALIAVDRYVAVVHPLGAKSFRNNRNLGCMSVLVWMVVATAAVPLLVSKQSYKIKEPPITTCHDAFPPDEQENFFLPYFIALFSIFFMLPLLVVVFSYVSVLRTLIGKGQHYAYAVRVIVLMLIVFVVCFLPSNILLLLHYLKSDFINNDLYVPYLISLSLSTFNSCIDPFILYYSSKNFRKRCNLKK, from the coding sequence ATGTACAATTCTCTGTTTGCAGAGGGCCGAAGCCTTGTAGTGGTTAATAATATATTTCCGGATGAGCAAAAGGAGCAGATACAAAGTAATGTCATTGTATTGCTGGTTCCTCTTCTCTGCCTCCTGGCCTTCATCATTGGGTTTCCTGCCAACTCGCTTGCCTTCTGGGTGCTGCTCTTCAGAACCAAGAAGCTCCCTTCAACCATCCTGCTGATCAACCTCACCATCTGTGATCTCATGTTTCTGCTTGTGTTCCCCTTCCGCATTGTTTATCACTTCCGGGGCAATGACTGGACTTTTGGTGAATCATTCTGTCGTATTGTGATTGCACTATTCTATGGAAACATGTATGGTTCAATGGTGTGTTTGGCACTTATTGCAGTGGATCGCTATGTAGCTGTAGTTCATCCTCTTGGTGCCAAGTCGTTCCGCAATAACAGGAATTTGGGCTGTATGAGCGTATTGGTTTGGATGGTGGTTGCAACAGCAGCTGTGCCCTTATTAGTCTCCAAACAATCTTATAAAATAAAGGAACCTCCTATAACAACCTGCCATGATGCTTTTCCACCAGATGAACAGGAAAACTTTTTTCTGCCTTATTTTATTGCCCTCTTCTCAATCTTTTTCATGCTTCCATTGCTGGTAGTGGTGTTTAGTTATGTTTCTGTCCTACGTACCCTTATAGGTAAAGGGCAACATTATGCCTACGCTGTGAGAGTGATTGTGTTGATGTTGATAGTGTTTGTGGTTTGTTTTTTGCCAAGCAACATCCTTCTGCTGTTGCATTACTTAAAATCAGACTTTATTAATAATGATCTTTACGTTCCATACCTGATCAGTTTGTCTCTCAGTACCTTTAACAGCTGCATTGATCCCTTCATTTTGTACTATTCGTCTAAAAACTTCAGGAAGAgatgtaatttaaaaaagtga
- the LOC129422515 gene encoding proteinase-activated receptor 4-like, protein MFVISRVIFLHLLLIVLLHISSASEKTGSNNTGRGRSLALVNHTSLDKQKKQIKSNVIVLLVPLLCLLAFIIGFPANSLALCVLLFRTKKLPSTILLINLTICDLLFLLVFPFRIVYHFRGNDWTFGEPFCRIVIALFYGNMYGSMVCLALIAVDRYVAVVHPLSAKSFRSNRNSACMSVLVWVVVAASAVPLLVSKQSYKIKDLSITTCHDALPPDEQENFFLPYFIALFSIFFLLPLLVVVFSYVSILRTLIGKGQHYAYAVRVSVLMLIVFVVCFLPSNILLLLHYSKSDFINNDLYTPYLISLSLSTFNSCIDPFILYYSSKDFRKRCNLKK, encoded by the exons ATGTTTGTCATTTCTCGAGTGATCTTTCTTCATCTCCTCCTCATTGTCCTCCTGCACATTTCTTCAGCTTCAGAGAAGACAGGCTCCAACAACACTGGCA GGGGGCGAAGCCTTGCACTGGTTAATCATACATCACTGGATAAGCAAAAGAAGCAGATAAAAAGTAATGTCATAGTATTGCTGGTTCCTCTCCTCTGCCTCCTGGCCTTCATCATTGGGTTTCCTGCCAACTCGCTTGCCCTCTGCGTGCTGCTCTTCAGAACCAAGAAGCTCCCTTCCACCATCCTGCTGATCAACCTCACCATCTGTGATCTTCTGTTTCTGCTTGTGTTCCCCTTCCGCATTGTTTATCACTTCCGGGGCAATGACTGGACTTTTGGTGAACCATTCTGTCGTATTGTGATTGCACTATTCTATGGAAACATGTATGGTTCAATGGTTTGTCTGGCACTTATTGCAGTGGATCGCTATGTAGCTGTAGTTCATCCTCTTAGTGCCAAGTCGTTCCGCAGTAACAGGAATTCTGCATGTATGAGCGTATTGGTTTGGGTAGTAGTTGCAGCATCAGCTGTGCCCTTATTAGTCTCCAAACAATCTTATAAAATAAAGGACCTTTCTATAACAACCTGCCATGATGCTCTTCCACCAGATGAACAGGAAAACTTCTTTCTGCCTTATTTTATTGCCCTCTTCTCAATCTTTTTCCTGCTTCCATTGCTTGTAGTGGTGTTTAGTTATGTTTCCATCCTACGTACTCTTATAGGTAAAGGGCAACATTATGCCTACGCTGTAAGAGTGTCTGTGTTGATGTTGATAGTGTTTGTGGTTTGTTTTTTGCCAAGCAACATTCTTCTACTGTTGCATTACTCAAAATCAGACTTTATTAATAATGATCTTTACACTCCATACCTGATCAGTTTGTCTCTCAGTACCTTTAACAGCTGCATTGATCCCTTCATTTTGTACTATTCATCTAAAGACTTCAGGAAGagatgtaatttaaaaaaatga